A segment of the Pseudophryne corroboree isolate aPseCor3 unplaced genomic scaffold, aPseCor3.hap2 scaffold_2599, whole genome shotgun sequence genome:
ctccacgtcccaatctacccgtctcaccaagggtacctcaggtttgtagtacaaaactgtcattatcagtttcagacgctgccgtttgggttgtccacggcaccttgggtctttaccaaggtaatggccgaaatgatgattcttcttcgaagaaaaggcatcttaattatcccttacttggacgatctcctgataagggcaaggtccagggaacagttagaagtcggagtagcactatctcaggtagtgttacgtcggcacgggtggattctaaatattccaaaatcgcagctgattccaacgacacgtctactgttcctaggaatgattctggacacagtccagaaaaaggtgtttctcccggaggagaaggccagggagttatccgagctagtcaggaacctcctaaaaccaggccaggtgtcagtgcatcagtgcacgagggtcctgggaaaaatggtggcttcttacgaagcaattccattcggaagattccatgcaagaacgtttcagtgggatctactggacaaatggtccggatcgcatcttcagatgcatcagcggataaccctgtcgacaaggacaagggtgtctcttctgtggtggctgcagagtgctcatctactagagggccgcagatttggcattcaggattgggtcctggtgaccacggacgccagcctgagaggcttggggggcagtcacacagggaaaaaatttccagggcttgtggtcaagcatggaaacatctcttcatataaacattctggaactaagggccatttacaatgccctaagtcaagcgaaacccctgcttcagggtcaggcggtattgatccaatcggacaacatcacgtcagtcgcccacgtaaacagacagggcggcacgagaagcaggagggcaatggcagaagctgcaaggattcttcgctgggcggaaaatcatgtgatagctctgtcagcagtgttcattccgggagtggacaactgggaagcagacttcctcagcagacacgaccttcacccgggagagtggggacttcacccaaaagtcttccacctgattgtaaaccgttgggaaaaaccaaaggtggacatgatggcgtcacgtctaaacaaaaaactggacagatattgcgccaggtcaagggaccctcaggcaatagcggtggacgctctggtgacaccgtgggtgtaccagtcagtgtatgtgttccctcctctccctctcataccaaaagtactgagaatcataagaaggagaggagtaagaacgatactcgtggttccggattggccaagaaggacttggtacccggaacttcaagagatgctcacggaagacccgtggcctctacctctaagaaaggacctgctccagcaggggccttgtctgttccaagacttaccgcggctgcgtttgacagcatggcggttgaacgccggatcctgaaggaaaaaggcattccagattaagtcatccctaccctggtcaaagccaggaaggatgtaactgcaaaacattatcaccgcatttggcgaaaatatgttgcgtggtgtgaggccaagaaggcccctacagaggaatttcaactgggtcgtttcctccatttcctgcaaacaggactgtctatgggcctaaaattagggtccattaaggttcaaatttcggccctgtcgattttcttccagaaagaactggcttcagtacctgaagttcagacatttgtaaaaggggtactgcatatacaacctccttttgtgcctccagtggcaccttgggatctcaatgttgttttgaggttccttaagtcacattggtttgaaccactcaccactgtggacttaaaatatctcacatggaaggtgacgatgctgttagccctggcttcagccaggcgtgtgtcagaattggcggctttatcatataaaagcccttacttaatttttcattctgacagggcagaattgaggactcgtcctcaatttctccctaaggtggtttctgcttttcacatgaaccaacctattgtggtgcctgcggctactagggacttggaggactccaagttacttgacgttgtcagggccctgaaaatataggtttccaggacggctggagtcagaaagtctgactcgctgtttatcctgtatgcacccaacaagctgggtgctcctgcttctaagcagactattgctcgttggatttgtagtacaattcagcttgcacattctgtggcaggcctgccacagccaaaatctgtaaaagcccattccacaaggaaagtgggctcatcttgggcggctgcccgaggggtctcggctttacaactttgccgagcagctacttggtcaggggcaaacacgtttgctaaattctacaaatttgataccctggctgaggaggacctggagttctctcattcggtgctgcagagtcatccgcactctcccgcccgtttgggagctttggtataatccccatggtacttacggagtcccagcatccactaggacgtcagagaaaataagattttacttaccgataaatctatttctcgtagtccgtagtggatgctgggcgcccatcccaagtgcggattgtctgcaatacttgtacatagttattgttaactaaatcgggttattgttgtgagccatcttttcagaggctccttcgttgttatcatactgttaactgggttcagatcacaagttgtacggtgtgattggtgtggctggtatgagtcttacccgggattcaatatccttcctgattatgtacgctgtatcctaactgaggcttggaggagggtcatagggggaggagccagtgcacaccacctgatcctaaagcttttattcttgtgccctgtctcctgcggagccgctattccccatggtccttacggagtcccagcatccactacggactacgagaaatagatttatcggtaagtaaaatcttatttattttttttcagctATATTTGAAAGTAGGCGCATTGAATTTGCAGAACAATTAAATAAAATGGAAGCAAGGCCTAGGCGCCATTCCATGAAAGAGAAAGATCAAGAAAGGAAGCACGAGGATGACGATGAAGAACAGAAGGAGGATCGAGAAGATGGTAAGGTGGCTCGgcatgagagagaggaggagacaggtAACCTGCGTAATGACATAGAGATGGAGGACACCTTTGAGGAAGAGAAAGATGTAAGTGTTAGTTTAACAGACATAGAAATGGCGCAGGAGAGTAGACTTATAGAAGATGTTGAGGACTCTAAAGCTGAGGAAAAGATTGAGGAAGAGGGTAGAGTAGAGGTGGAGGTGCCCCAGGTTAGTAAGTGGGAAGATCAGGAAGCTGAGGTTGATGAGGCGGTAAAGGAAGAGGAGGAGAGGAAAGATGGTGTAGATGAGGATCAACAGCAGGCAGTGGATACCAGCCAGCCAAGTGTCTTGGAATTGGCAGATGACATTAACAATAGTAAGGAAGTGGAGAGAGAGGAGAAAACTGATGATCAACCTGAAAATAAGCTTGATGAGACAGATCAAAAAAGTGAACCAGACCCTGACCTAGAAACTGAAACTACAGAAAGACAAGAAAAGGAACGACTGACGGAACTGATGTTCCATCCACCAACTAATTATGAGCCTCAGACAAGGCTGGAAACACACTACCGTGTGGAAGAGCAGCCGGTGATAGAGAAACAGGAGACTGTAGTAGTAGCTGTAAATACGACTGAGACCCAAATAGAGCAGGTCCATATCTCCTCAGGACTGCAAGTTAAAAAGAGCAGTAGAGGAAGAAATAAGAACAAAGCGGGCAAGAGCCGAAGtcttagtagcagcagcagtagttctAGTAGCAGCTCCAGCTCCAGCAGTAGTGGAAGTAGTTCTAGCAGCAGCAGTAGTCACAGCAGTtcaagcagtagcagcagcagtggaaGCAGTAGCAGAGATAGCAGTtcaagcagtagtagcagcagtgcaAGTCGAAGCCGGAGTAGAGGTAGAGGTCATGTCCGTGACGAAAAACGCAGGAGAAGTGTGGAGCGAAAGCGCAGAGATGCGTCTGGCGTAGAAAGGAGTCACAAGTCTTCAAAAGTCAGTAGCAGAGACTCCAAAGGATCCAAGGACAAAGGATCATCGAGGTCTGACCGGAAGAGAACCACTTCGGAAGGCAGCCGGTCTGGCAAAAGACCATCACGAAGCGAAAGAGACCGTAAATCAGACAGGAAAGATAAAAGGCGTTGACAAATGAATGGTCTGTGGACTGTAGATGAACATGGTGCTGCCTTAACAATAGTGTGGTACTAATTGTTTTGGAAAGCACAATtttctctttatatatattttttttttttctgtttttttttcttcattttgcaTAATTTTCATATTTTGTGATTAAACAGATGTAAGCGCAAAGATCTTCAAATAAAACTGTTAAGGATTTTTCCCTTATCTTCGCCTCATTTATTTGCTAGCCTGGGCTTTAATATAACCACACCATATCTGTTTTAGATTTTATTGATCTAAGCAAAATTGAGACCCCATTAGATACCCcatattcatatttttattttttaactacgGAGTGAAGGCTAGTCTTTTATTGGATTCAGTTTCAGAAACTGTAGTATTTCATCCTTGTCATCATGGAATACAGTTTTTAATTTCCTAAAGATTACTCCCACACTTACTATTTTAAGGGTCAACATAAAGAAATGCTATTAATGTTGAGCACTTACTTTGTCCTGATTAGAGAACTCTCCGCGTCCCGCTATCTGAACTCACGGTTGCTGCGTCTGGTTTGAGCAGCATCTCAGGGTGACAATGTACTTACTAATAGACAAATTAAAGTTATATGTACAGATCTTGTTTTTATCCAGTACAGTCTGTTTGGAATATGGTAAATTAGTCTCTAATACTTGGCATTGCCAAAATATTTTGCCACCATTGTATGTTTTAAAATTTTGTAAGACTGGTTACAACTGTTGAGCTGTGATGTGCAAATAAATGATTTTTGACTAGCATTGGCCTATTTCTATTTGTCAGAAACAGTCATCTAGATAACCGCTACTTACACTGTGGTCTACTCTGTGATTCATAGTATGGGGGAATGATGTGTTCAGTGACTGAACGGTCTAcatatgaaaaaacaaaacaaatcttcAACTATAGACAGAGGAATATATGTATTTAATTGTTAAAATAGTAATGTCTAAATGTTGAACAGTGAGGCGCCGATTCTTTTGTGGCGTGCACAACTTGCTGGTCTTCTGAAGGAATTGCAGTCTTGGAGCTATTCGATTGTTGCTCTGATAAGACGTCCATTAGCTGTGGCAGTCGCATTGTTTTCTCACAGCCTCCGGAGGTGCGAGAAA
Coding sequences within it:
- the LOC135012764 gene encoding pinin-like, giving the protein MEARPRRHSMKEKDQERKHEDDDEEQKEDREDGKVARHEREEETGNLRNDIEMEDTFEEEKDVSVSLTDIEMAQESRLIEDVEDSKAEEKIEEEGRVEVEVPQVSKWEDQEAEVDEAVKEEEERKDGVDEDQQQAVDTSQPSVLELADDINNSKEVEREEKTDDQPENKLDETDQKSEPDPDLETETTERQEKERLTELMFHPPTNYEPQTRLETHYRVEEQPVIEKQETVVVAVNTTETQIEQVHISSGLQVKKSSRGRNKNKAGKSRSLSSSSSSSSSSSSSSSSGSSSSSSSSHSSSSSSSSSGSSSRDSSSSSSSSSASRSRSRGRGHVRDEKRRRSVERKRRDASGVERSHKSSKVSSRDSKGSKDKGSSRSDRKRTTSEGSRSGKRPSRSERDRKSDRKDKRR